A portion of the Actomonas aquatica genome contains these proteins:
- a CDS encoding ABC transporter substrate-binding protein — protein sequence MEMFRLLHLGFRLLAGGVGLFAGGLGVARAEAVRIVSQTVGTDEIVLALAEPEQIAALSHLAYEPVYSAVAEEAKAYPKIERGDAETILKYRPTLVIGADYSRVELLEQIERAGVKVIKIEHYGTLTDAYHNLRMIAAAIGPEAEAKAERIIADGEARVAALEARLANVEPVKVIAPSTYGVIGGAGTTFQDLCDHAGAENLATTLGGLEGHAPPPVESMLTWPIEKVVLAADSVDDALAPYAKLPPYAFMASIREKRVALIAPYMLSSVSHHRIKAYEALARELHPEVFSDG from the coding sequence ATGGAAATGTTCCGACTGTTGCACCTGGGCTTCCGCCTCCTGGCGGGGGGAGTGGGTTTGTTTGCCGGTGGCCTGGGCGTGGCCCGGGCCGAAGCCGTGCGCATCGTCTCGCAGACGGTGGGCACCGATGAAATCGTGCTCGCGCTCGCCGAGCCCGAGCAGATTGCGGCCCTGAGCCACCTCGCCTACGAGCCGGTGTATTCGGCCGTGGCGGAGGAGGCCAAGGCCTACCCGAAAATCGAACGCGGCGACGCCGAAACGATTCTCAAATATCGTCCGACGCTCGTGATCGGCGCCGACTACAGCCGCGTCGAATTGCTGGAGCAAATCGAGCGCGCCGGCGTGAAGGTTATCAAGATCGAGCACTACGGCACGCTGACCGACGCCTACCACAATCTCCGCATGATCGCGGCGGCCATCGGTCCGGAGGCCGAAGCGAAAGCCGAACGCATCATCGCCGACGGCGAAGCGCGCGTGGCAGCGCTGGAGGCGCGTTTGGCCAACGTGGAACCGGTGAAGGTGATCGCACCCTCGACCTACGGTGTGATCGGCGGAGCCGGCACGACCTTCCAGGATTTATGCGACCATGCGGGCGCGGAGAATTTGGCGACGACGCTCGGCGGACTCGAAGGCCACGCGCCACCGCCGGTGGAGAGCATGCTTACCTGGCCGATTGAGAAAGTGGTGCTCGCGGCGGATTCCGTGGACGACGCCCTCGCGCCTTACGCGAAGTTGCCGCCTTATGCGTTCATGGCCTCCATCCGCGAAAAGCGTGTCGCCCTGATCGCGCCCTACATGCTGAGCAGCGTGTCGCATCATCGCATCAAAGCTTACGAAGCACTCGCGCGAGAGTTGCACCCGGAGGTGTTTAGTGACGGGTGA
- a CDS encoding AbrB/MazE/SpoVT family DNA-binding domain-containing protein has product MKLTSKGQVTIPQRLRKRYALTPDTEVVFEETPEGVLIRPANIERLQKLRVALRRSKGSAAIQRSAELLDLTRGED; this is encoded by the coding sequence ATGAAGCTCACCAGTAAGGGTCAGGTCACCATCCCGCAACGACTGCGGAAGCGCTACGCTTTGACCCCAGATACTGAGGTGGTTTTTGAGGAGACCCCGGAAGGCGTCTTGATCAGACCCGCCAATATCGAGCGCCTGCAGAAGCTGCGCGTTGCGCTGCGGCGTTCCAAGGGATCGGCCGCCATCCAGCGTTCGGCTGAGTTACTGGACCTGACCCGGGGCGAGGACTGA
- a CDS encoding iron ABC transporter permease, translating to MLSLSVGDMALSPAKLWAGFTKTDEVVAIILWNIRLPRTLVAIEIGAALAASGVIMQAYFRNSLASPGLLGVSAGGSAGAVVAIGAGWTVLSFWVLPIAAVIGALGATVAVIGLAKRGASTERLLLAGVALNALLGAVTSYVLSNFTLTYERNAQIIFWLLGGLEDRTWEHVWMAAAVVGCAGLAWPMGRAMDLLSLGATEAQSLGVDVKSVRRRMLALATVMTALATAVAGTVGFVGLVVPHLFRLIFGPEHKRLLPLALIGGAGFVLLCDLMGRAAGGLRLGIVTALVGGPFFLWMLRRQS from the coding sequence TTGTTGTCGCTCAGCGTGGGCGACATGGCGCTATCGCCCGCCAAACTTTGGGCGGGTTTCACGAAGACCGATGAGGTCGTGGCGATCATCCTGTGGAACATCCGTTTGCCGCGCACGTTGGTGGCGATCGAGATCGGCGCCGCGCTGGCGGCGAGCGGCGTGATCATGCAGGCTTACTTTCGCAACAGCCTCGCGAGTCCGGGACTCCTCGGCGTGAGTGCGGGCGGCTCGGCCGGTGCCGTGGTGGCGATCGGGGCGGGGTGGACTGTGCTCTCGTTCTGGGTGCTGCCCATCGCGGCGGTGATCGGTGCGCTGGGCGCGACGGTGGCGGTGATCGGACTCGCCAAACGTGGTGCGAGCACGGAGCGCCTGCTCCTCGCTGGTGTGGCGTTGAACGCGTTGTTGGGTGCGGTGACCAGTTACGTGTTGTCGAATTTCACGCTCACCTACGAACGCAACGCGCAGATCATTTTTTGGCTCTTGGGTGGCCTGGAGGATCGCACCTGGGAGCACGTCTGGATGGCGGCGGCGGTAGTGGGTTGTGCCGGACTGGCCTGGCCGATGGGCCGGGCGATGGACCTGTTGAGCCTCGGTGCAACCGAAGCGCAAAGTCTCGGCGTGGATGTGAAGTCGGTGCGCCGGCGCATGCTGGCGCTGGCGACGGTCATGACCGCGCTGGCGACGGCGGTCGCGGGCACGGTGGGTTTCGTAGGCTTGGTGGTGCCGCATCTCTTCCGCCTCATCTTTGGACCAGAGCACAAACGACTCCTCCCGCTCGCGCTGATCGGCGGCGCCGGCTTTGTGCTCCTGTGTGACCTGATGGGCCGCGCGGCCGGCGGCCTGCGCCTCGGCATCGTCACCGCCCTGGTCGGCGGCCCGTTCTTCCTCTGGATGTTAAGGAGGCAGTCATGA
- a CDS encoding TonB-dependent receptor plug domain-containing protein, with product MNLLSARSSLTGIFLSSAVAALAQSSLVTELDTLVVSANRTPTDAAAVTSSVTVMDLPDLAAAQVDSLASALSEVPGLSVMQTGAPGGPTSVFIRGGGADHTLFMVDGVRMNTSDASYNNYLGAAGICGLDRAEVLRGPQGTLYGASAMGGVIVLESARGGGDNRGQVSLEAGSFNTYRGSVEWRGATSGLNYAASLSGVSSDNDRAYNTYDQFSYTARLETQLNDRLTVGWTLRGQDVDTGSPGSVGSTYVGEVDSRENLSTVYALWQPSDQLSSRLTYGWVQQEYVYTPVPPPVGNAWDTDYYSRDTRNVIDWQTNWDPASSVSVVGGITVETEDIATVSPTDNDRFANDSNAAYALVNYTPAEGTTLFGGVRYDDYDQFGDATTWKAGASQVFATGTKLRVNYGTGFAAPRPIYVQGGPWYNANPDILPEESEGWDFGIDQEFGNGVAVASLTYFTNDFENLLVYDFTVPGMLNTGIASSDGVEAALLINATERVSLRFAYTQLNADNDELDVPLLRRPEHRFSGQVIFRPTDELIVGAGFEGVDGGFDGSSSAPVAVPGWTVFRFFGSYDLGNGLRVKARIENAFDKAYEPISGYPALPLGVFGGIDWSF from the coding sequence ATGAACCTCCTGTCTGCCCGTTCCTCTCTCACGGGTATTTTCCTTTCCAGCGCGGTCGCCGCGTTGGCCCAATCCAGTTTGGTCACCGAGCTCGATACGCTCGTGGTGTCCGCCAACCGCACGCCCACCGATGCCGCCGCCGTGACGTCCTCCGTCACGGTGATGGATCTGCCGGACCTCGCCGCGGCGCAGGTCGACAGCCTGGCCAGCGCCCTCAGTGAGGTGCCCGGTCTGAGCGTCATGCAAACCGGCGCGCCGGGCGGACCGACCTCCGTCTTCATCCGCGGCGGTGGCGCCGATCACACCCTCTTCATGGTGGACGGCGTGCGCATGAACACCAGCGACGCCAGCTACAACAACTACCTCGGCGCCGCGGGCATTTGCGGTCTCGATCGCGCCGAAGTCCTGCGCGGTCCGCAAGGCACCCTCTACGGCGCCAGCGCGATGGGCGGCGTGATCGTGCTCGAGTCGGCGCGGGGCGGCGGTGACAACCGCGGCCAAGTGAGCCTCGAAGCCGGTTCGTTCAACACCTACCGCGGCTCCGTCGAATGGCGGGGCGCGACCAGCGGCCTCAATTACGCCGCTTCGCTCTCTGGCGTGTCGAGCGACAACGACCGTGCCTACAACACCTACGACCAGTTCTCCTACACCGCGCGTCTGGAGACCCAGTTGAACGACCGCCTGACGGTCGGCTGGACCCTGCGCGGTCAGGACGTCGACACCGGCTCGCCGGGCAGCGTTGGTTCCACCTACGTGGGTGAAGTCGATTCCCGCGAGAACCTCTCCACGGTCTACGCGCTGTGGCAACCGTCCGACCAGCTGAGCTCCCGCCTGACCTACGGCTGGGTGCAGCAGGAGTATGTTTACACCCCGGTGCCGCCGCCGGTGGGCAACGCCTGGGACACCGACTATTACAGCCGCGACACGCGCAACGTGATCGATTGGCAGACCAACTGGGATCCCGCCTCGAGCGTGTCCGTGGTGGGAGGCATCACCGTCGAGACCGAGGACATCGCCACCGTAAGCCCGACGGACAACGACCGTTTCGCGAACGACTCCAACGCCGCGTATGCACTCGTCAACTACACGCCGGCCGAGGGCACCACGCTCTTCGGTGGTGTGCGTTACGACGACTACGACCAGTTCGGTGACGCCACCACCTGGAAGGCCGGAGCCTCGCAGGTCTTCGCCACCGGCACCAAGCTGCGCGTCAACTACGGCACCGGCTTCGCCGCGCCGCGTCCGATCTACGTGCAGGGTGGCCCGTGGTATAACGCCAACCCGGACATCCTGCCGGAAGAATCCGAAGGCTGGGACTTCGGCATCGACCAAGAGTTCGGTAACGGTGTCGCGGTCGCGAGCCTGACCTACTTCACCAACGATTTCGAAAACCTGTTGGTCTACGACTTCACCGTTCCCGGCATGCTCAACACCGGCATCGCCAGCAGCGACGGCGTGGAAGCGGCGTTGTTGATCAACGCCACCGAGCGCGTGTCCCTGCGTTTCGCCTACACGCAGCTCAATGCGGATAACGACGAGCTCGATGTGCCGCTGCTGCGTCGCCCCGAGCACCGCTTCTCCGGTCAGGTGATTTTCCGCCCGACCGACGAGCTGATCGTGGGTGCCGGTTTTGAAGGCGTCGACGGTGGCTTCGACGGCAGCTCCAGCGCGCCGGTCGCGGTGCCGGGCTGGACGGTCTTCCGCTTCTTCGGTTCCTACGACCTCGGCAACGGTCTGCGCGTGAAGGCACGGATCGAGAATGCCTTCGACAAGGCCTATGAGCCGATCAGCGGTTATCCCGCGTTGCCGCTGGGTGTCTTTGGCGGCATCGATTGGTCCTTCTAA
- a CDS encoding type II toxin-antitoxin system VapC family toxin, translating into MILVDTNVLIDVLADDPDWAEWSEAQLIAAIKQEELAINPIIYAELAVAYRTAAGLEKALKHWPLTRLELPYDAGFLAAHAFRVYRQRGGTKHRPLPDFYIGAHAQTSGLRLLTRDGSRYASYFPRVPLITP; encoded by the coding sequence GTGATTCTGGTCGATACCAACGTCCTCATCGACGTGCTGGCCGACGACCCGGATTGGGCCGAGTGGTCAGAGGCCCAATTGATAGCGGCCATCAAGCAAGAGGAACTCGCCATCAATCCGATCATCTACGCGGAGCTAGCCGTCGCCTATCGCACCGCCGCCGGACTGGAAAAGGCTCTAAAACACTGGCCCTTGACCCGCTTGGAGCTGCCATATGATGCGGGATTTCTAGCCGCCCATGCCTTTCGGGTCTATCGCCAGCGGGGCGGAACGAAACATCGCCCATTGCCCGATTTCTACATCGGCGCTCATGCCCAAACGTCCGGTCTTCGTCTGCTGACGCGCGACGGCAGCCGCTATGCCAGCTATTTCCCGCGCGTCCCGCTGATTACCCCCTGA
- a CDS encoding DUF418 domain-containing protein, with protein sequence MTNSSITNGSVHPVRDRTTTLDFVRGFVLLGILVSIIDSYGGSLAFGNEVHSPSSSWDEVLGFWMPLIINRRFIAIFSLLFGIGIAIQQQNFASRGVPFTGYFLRRMAMLALLGVINTTFFFWTEILLVYAVFGTVVYLISRWPRGLLLTLAGLAFFVWGSLYEVVGRPRWIELFGWFVQDYSGDQLRQIYSQGPFWAAAKLRWIEYGTIYADNGFHLGMSFAMILVGYLAGSNGWHRTFMSELEKYRKLFGFALLYSVGFGLLAWQQGRPEFLITDSLVLSVLHAVFTLATIFAYVFLLAALSRKLGPNHVVSRALANNGRLSLTGYMGGAGVYALIFCHPGLGWYAQLNKPQQIGLAIAVYLAFTVFSWIWLKRFERGPIEWVFRRLSYGRPLS encoded by the coding sequence ATGACCAATTCATCCATTACCAACGGCTCGGTGCATCCGGTCCGGGATCGGACCACCACCCTCGACTTTGTGCGTGGCTTTGTGCTGCTGGGGATCCTCGTTTCCATCATCGACAGCTACGGCGGATCTTTGGCGTTTGGGAACGAAGTGCATTCCCCTTCGAGTTCGTGGGATGAGGTGCTGGGCTTTTGGATGCCGCTCATCATCAACCGGCGGTTCATCGCCATTTTCTCACTGCTCTTCGGTATCGGGATTGCGATCCAGCAACAGAATTTTGCCAGCCGCGGGGTGCCCTTCACCGGTTACTTCCTGCGTCGGATGGCAATGCTCGCCCTGTTGGGGGTGATTAATACGACCTTCTTTTTCTGGACCGAAATCCTGCTCGTCTACGCGGTGTTTGGCACCGTGGTCTATCTGATCTCGCGTTGGCCCCGTGGTCTGCTGCTGACCCTGGCGGGCTTGGCGTTTTTTGTCTGGGGGTCGCTCTACGAGGTAGTGGGTCGTCCGCGCTGGATCGAGCTGTTCGGCTGGTTTGTGCAGGACTATTCCGGTGACCAGCTGCGCCAGATCTATTCGCAGGGCCCTTTCTGGGCAGCGGCCAAGTTGCGCTGGATCGAGTATGGCACGATCTACGCCGACAATGGATTTCACCTCGGGATGTCGTTTGCGATGATTCTGGTGGGATACCTCGCCGGGAGCAACGGCTGGCATCGCACATTCATGAGCGAGCTGGAGAAGTATAGGAAACTGTTTGGGTTCGCGTTGCTCTATTCCGTGGGATTCGGTCTGCTTGCCTGGCAGCAGGGGAGGCCCGAGTTTCTGATCACCGATTCGCTGGTGCTTTCGGTCCTGCATGCGGTGTTCACGCTGGCGACGATTTTTGCCTACGTGTTCCTGTTGGCGGCATTGAGTCGAAAGTTGGGGCCGAATCACGTGGTGTCCCGGGCGCTCGCCAATAACGGGCGGTTGTCGCTGACCGGATATATGGGCGGCGCGGGAGTCTACGCGCTGATCTTTTGTCACCCGGGGCTCGGGTGGTATGCGCAGCTGAACAAGCCTCAACAGATCGGCTTGGCGATCGCCGTCTACCTGGCGTTCACGGTATTCAGTTGGATCTGGCTCAAGCGGTTCGAGCGTGGGCCGATCGAGTGGGTGTTTCGCCGGCTTTCCTACGGTCGCCCACTGTCGTAG
- a CDS encoding helix-turn-helix transcriptional regulator: MDLPTLILLYVLLVTAGQGLVLGGIVAAQRPRHVSFGYLALFFVLMSLGCGEKAVEGIFYPPGAGELPIPFTFPLAYLPAIYLHLRHLMAPAERFRWSELWHFTPAVLMEFAAYYLVPGEGIYGGFVLIQSPEAVREFFRTYDLIFSLHFFFYTIVLVKVGRQLASKSEDHVLRVWLRRLLPTLITFWVSWVLVKFIGKWNPLGYAVSYLVHGAAIVSIYGAGFSFILQMRAKFMRLLASPLARPKEPMTRPEATAVIGRLRDTGLFRKQKLTLAQAAAELGLAQRALTEAVLEGGHGNFSELVNQLRVDAFKQLAQEPGARRMSLFGLAQEVGFASKASFHRTFKKHCGQTPREFVDTAAISPAASGATGA, translated from the coding sequence ATGGATCTGCCGACCTTGATTCTCCTTTATGTGTTATTGGTGACTGCCGGCCAGGGACTGGTGTTGGGGGGAATCGTAGCGGCCCAACGACCTCGCCATGTTTCATTCGGTTATCTGGCGCTGTTTTTTGTCCTGATGTCCCTCGGTTGCGGCGAGAAAGCGGTTGAAGGCATCTTCTATCCGCCGGGCGCCGGGGAGTTGCCGATCCCGTTCACTTTTCCTTTGGCTTACCTGCCCGCGATCTACCTGCACCTGCGCCATCTGATGGCTCCAGCAGAGCGGTTTCGTTGGTCGGAGTTGTGGCATTTTACGCCGGCGGTGCTGATGGAATTTGCGGCGTATTACTTGGTGCCGGGCGAGGGGATTTACGGTGGATTTGTGCTCATTCAGAGCCCGGAAGCGGTGCGGGAGTTCTTTCGGACCTACGACCTTATCTTCAGTCTCCATTTCTTTTTCTACACCATCGTGCTGGTCAAGGTGGGCCGGCAGTTGGCGTCCAAATCAGAGGATCACGTCCTGCGGGTTTGGCTGCGGCGTCTGTTGCCCACCTTGATAACGTTTTGGGTGAGCTGGGTGCTGGTGAAGTTTATCGGCAAATGGAATCCGCTGGGCTACGCAGTCTCTTACCTCGTGCATGGTGCGGCCATTGTGAGTATCTACGGTGCAGGGTTTTCCTTCATCCTGCAGATGCGGGCAAAGTTCATGCGGTTGCTGGCGAGTCCCCTCGCGAGGCCGAAGGAACCCATGACCCGTCCCGAGGCCACTGCGGTGATTGGTCGGCTGCGTGATACCGGTCTGTTTCGAAAACAGAAACTAACTCTGGCGCAAGCGGCGGCTGAGCTGGGACTCGCCCAGCGGGCGTTGACCGAAGCGGTGCTGGAAGGCGGTCACGGCAACTTTAGCGAATTGGTCAACCAGTTGCGGGTGGATGCGTTCAAACAACTCGCACAGGAACCGGGAGCACGGCGCATGTCTCTCTTCGGCTTGGCCCAGGAAGTGGGATTTGCGTCCAAGGCTTCCTTTCACCGCACCTTCAAAAAACACTGCGGTCAAACCCCGCGAGAGTTTGTGGATACCGCCGCGATTTCTCCTGCGGCGAGTGGGGCCACGGGGGCGTAG
- a CDS encoding vitamin B12 dependent-methionine synthase activation domain-containing protein gives MNAASSFLVVGERTNITGSPRFAKLLKAGDWDGCLAIAAQQVENGANIIDINVDEALIDGDATMVKFLNLIAAEPDIARVPIMLDSSKWSVLEAGLQCLQGKGIVNSISLKDGEETFLQRARLLMRYGAAAVVMAFDEDGQAASRDDKVRICTRAYQLLTGIGFPPEDIIFDPNILTVATGIEEHNNYAQDFFQATRIIKETLPHAKVSGGVSNVSFSFRGNNPVREAMHTAFLYHAIREGMDMAIVNAGMLGVYDEIEPTLRDLVDDVLLNRSDDATERLIEHAEALKASGANKTSSSTSNLNSDAWRKLSVEERLSHALVKGIDTFIEADTEACRTDPRFPRPLDIIEGPLMDGMKVVGDLFGAGKMFLPQVVKSARVMKKAVAYLTPFMEEEKARTLAAGGTARTQGKFLIATVKGDVHDIGKNIVGVVLACNNYEVVDMGVMVPCDKILAKAKEIGADVIGLSGLITPSLDEMVHVAQEMKRTGLDVPLLVGGATTSLAHTAVKIAPEYDHGVVHVLDASRVVNVVSALLSDTQKPVFLAENTTKQDKQRADFAARQNRKPLLPYATARTRAQTFDWDDVDIPTPAFLGTKTFGSDQRSAISSQLPQAPKADSRPLNTESFDGEAIRLEDIIPYIDWRPFFSTWELHGRFPDILTDEVVGTEATKLYADARAMLDRIVAEQRFRPRAIMGFYLANAVGDSVEIYRDDSRNEVLDTFHFLRQQQPKPDGQSNHCLADFIAPRHSGRLDYLGGFAVTAGPEVEAWSAEFKAAGDDYNAIMVQALGDRIAEAMAELCHKKARDFAGFGQSETLTMDEVIREKYRSIRPAPGYPACPDHTQKRQLWQLMDVEAATGIALTESCAMTPGSSVSGFYFAHPDSKYFAIGRLGKDQVTDYADRSGRPLAEVEKWLGPYLDY, from the coding sequence GTGAACGCTGCCTCCTCTTTCCTCGTCGTCGGTGAACGCACCAACATCACCGGCTCCCCCCGCTTCGCCAAACTGCTCAAGGCCGGCGATTGGGATGGCTGTCTCGCCATCGCCGCCCAACAGGTCGAAAACGGCGCCAATATCATCGACATCAATGTCGACGAGGCGCTCATCGACGGCGATGCGACCATGGTCAAGTTCCTCAACTTGATCGCCGCCGAGCCCGACATCGCCCGCGTGCCCATCATGCTCGATTCCTCGAAATGGAGCGTGCTCGAAGCCGGCCTCCAATGCCTCCAAGGCAAGGGCATCGTGAACTCCATCTCGCTCAAGGACGGCGAAGAGACCTTCCTGCAGCGCGCCCGCCTGCTCATGCGCTACGGCGCCGCCGCCGTCGTCATGGCCTTCGACGAGGACGGTCAGGCCGCCTCCCGCGATGACAAAGTGCGCATCTGCACCCGCGCCTACCAACTCCTCACCGGCATCGGCTTCCCGCCCGAGGACATCATTTTCGACCCCAACATCCTCACCGTCGCCACCGGCATCGAGGAGCACAACAACTACGCCCAGGACTTCTTTCAGGCCACCCGCATCATCAAGGAAACCCTGCCCCACGCCAAGGTCTCCGGCGGCGTCTCCAACGTGTCGTTTTCGTTCCGCGGCAACAACCCGGTCCGCGAAGCGATGCACACGGCCTTCCTGTATCACGCCATCCGCGAAGGCATGGACATGGCCATCGTCAACGCCGGCATGCTCGGCGTATACGACGAGATCGAGCCCACGCTGCGCGACCTCGTCGACGACGTGCTCCTCAACCGTAGCGACGACGCGACCGAGCGCCTCATCGAACACGCCGAAGCCCTCAAAGCCAGCGGCGCCAACAAGACTTCATCTTCAACTTCCAACCTAAACTCCGACGCGTGGCGCAAGCTCTCCGTCGAGGAGAGATTAAGCCACGCGTTGGTCAAAGGCATCGATACCTTCATCGAAGCCGACACCGAAGCCTGTCGCACCGACCCGCGATTCCCGCGCCCACTCGACATCATCGAGGGGCCGTTGATGGACGGCATGAAGGTCGTCGGCGACCTCTTCGGCGCCGGTAAGATGTTCCTGCCGCAGGTGGTCAAATCCGCCCGCGTGATGAAGAAAGCCGTCGCCTACCTCACCCCCTTCATGGAGGAGGAAAAAGCCCGCACCCTCGCCGCCGGTGGCACCGCCCGAACGCAGGGCAAATTTTTGATCGCGACCGTTAAGGGCGATGTCCACGACATCGGCAAAAACATCGTCGGCGTGGTGCTCGCGTGTAACAACTACGAGGTCGTCGACATGGGCGTGATGGTGCCCTGCGACAAGATCCTCGCCAAAGCCAAGGAGATCGGCGCCGACGTCATCGGCCTCTCCGGTCTCATCACCCCGTCGCTCGATGAGATGGTGCACGTCGCCCAGGAGATGAAGCGCACCGGCCTCGACGTCCCGTTGCTCGTCGGCGGCGCCACCACCAGCCTCGCCCACACCGCGGTCAAGATCGCGCCCGAATACGACCACGGCGTCGTGCACGTCCTCGACGCCTCGCGCGTCGTCAACGTCGTCAGCGCCCTGCTCAGCGACACGCAAAAGCCGGTCTTCCTCGCCGAAAACACGACCAAGCAGGACAAACAGCGCGCCGACTTCGCCGCCCGCCAAAACCGCAAACCCCTGCTCCCCTACGCCACCGCCCGGACACGCGCGCAGACCTTCGATTGGGACGACGTCGACATCCCCACGCCGGCGTTCCTCGGCACGAAAACCTTCGGGAGCGATCAGCGGTCAGCGATCAGCTCTCAGCTGCCCCAAGCACCAAAAGCTGACAGCCGACCGCTGAACACTGAGAGCTTCGACGGCGAAGCCATCCGCCTCGAGGACATCATCCCCTACATCGACTGGCGGCCGTTCTTCTCCACGTGGGAACTGCATGGTCGCTTCCCCGACATCCTCACCGACGAGGTCGTCGGCACCGAAGCCACCAAACTCTATGCCGACGCCCGCGCCATGCTTGATCGCATCGTGGCCGAGCAACGTTTCCGCCCGCGCGCTATCATGGGTTTCTACCTCGCCAACGCCGTGGGCGATTCCGTGGAAATCTACCGCGACGACTCGCGTAACGAGGTTCTGGATACTTTCCACTTCCTCCGCCAGCAACAGCCCAAGCCCGACGGCCAGTCCAATCACTGCCTCGCCGACTTCATCGCGCCGCGCCACAGCGGTCGGCTCGACTACCTCGGTGGTTTCGCGGTCACCGCCGGTCCGGAAGTCGAAGCCTGGTCGGCCGAATTCAAAGCCGCCGGCGACGACTACAACGCCATCATGGTGCAGGCCCTCGGCGACCGCATCGCCGAAGCCATGGCCGAGCTCTGCCACAAAAAGGCCCGCGACTTCGCCGGCTTCGGCCAAAGCGAGACACTGACGATGGACGAAGTCATCCGGGAAAAGTATCGCAGCATCCGCCCCGCGCCGGGTTATCCGGCCTGCCCCGATCACACTCAGAAGCGTCAGCTTTGGCAGCTCATGGACGTCGAGGCCGCGACCGGCATCGCGCTCACCGAAAGCTGCGCCATGACGCCGGGCAGCAGCGTGAGCGGCTTCTACTTCGCGCATCCAGATTCCAAATACTTCGCCATCGGCCGCCTCGGCAAAGACCAGGTCACCGACTACGCCGACCGCAGCGGCCGACCGCTCGCCGAAGTCGAGAAGTGGCTCGGACCGTATCTGGATTATTGA
- a CDS encoding homocysteine S-methyltransferase family protein, which yields MPTADHDSDSTSALRALFAERIAVLDGAMGSVVQGYGLSEDDFRGERFADHPQDLKGNNDLLCLTRPDIVEEIHARYFAAGADIVETNTFSATTIGQADYALESAVTDINTAAVACARRAATAAEAATPGRRCFVAGAMGPLNRTLSMSPDVNRPDYRAVTWDQVVTAYTEQVRALVAAGVDAILVETIFDTLNAKAALFALETVFEETGTRLPVMISVTITDASGRTLSGQTIAAFYHSIRHARPFSVGINCALGAKEMRPYLEELAGLAECAVTCYPNAGLPNAFGGYDETPEHMAHDLGGFANAGLVNLVGGCCGSTPDHIAAIAKAVKTLPARAIPQRSNALRLSGLEPLVVA from the coding sequence ATGCCGACCGCCGACCACGATTCTGATTCCACCTCCGCCCTCCGTGCGCTTTTCGCCGAACGCATCGCCGTGCTCGATGGCGCCATGGGTTCGGTCGTCCAGGGCTACGGCCTCAGTGAGGATGATTTTCGCGGAGAACGCTTTGCCGACCACCCGCAGGACCTGAAGGGCAACAACGACCTGCTCTGCCTCACCCGGCCCGACATCGTGGAGGAGATCCACGCCCGCTACTTCGCCGCCGGGGCCGACATCGTGGAAACCAATACCTTCAGCGCCACCACCATCGGCCAGGCCGACTACGCGCTCGAGTCCGCCGTCACCGACATCAACACCGCCGCCGTCGCCTGTGCCCGCCGTGCCGCCACCGCCGCCGAAGCCGCCACGCCCGGCCGCCGCTGTTTTGTCGCCGGCGCCATGGGTCCGCTCAACCGCACCCTTTCGATGTCGCCCGACGTCAACCGCCCCGACTACCGCGCCGTGACTTGGGATCAGGTCGTCACCGCCTACACCGAACAGGTGCGTGCGCTCGTGGCCGCCGGCGTCGACGCCATTCTCGTCGAGACCATCTTCGACACCCTCAACGCCAAGGCCGCGCTCTTCGCCCTCGAGACCGTGTTTGAGGAAACCGGCACCCGCCTGCCGGTCATGATCAGCGTCACCATCACCGACGCCTCCGGCCGCACCCTCTCCGGCCAAACCATCGCCGCCTTCTATCACTCCATCCGCCACGCCCGCCCCTTCAGCGTCGGCATCAACTGCGCACTCGGCGCCAAGGAAATGCGCCCCTACCTCGAAGAGCTCGCCGGCCTCGCCGAGTGCGCCGTCACGTGCTACCCCAACGCCGGCCTGCCCAACGCCTTCGGCGGTTACGACGAGACGCCCGAACACATGGCCCACGACCTCGGAGGTTTCGCCAACGCCGGCCTCGTCAACCTCGTCGGCGGCTGCTGCGGCTCCACCCCCGACCACATCGCGGCCATCGCCAAGGCAGTCAAAACCCTGCCCGCCCGCGCCATCCCGCAACGCTCCAACGCCCTCCGCCTCTCCGGCCTCGAACCCCTCGTCGTGGCTTAA